A window of Juglans regia cultivar Chandler chromosome 7, Walnut 2.0, whole genome shotgun sequence contains these coding sequences:
- the LOC109008443 gene encoding myb-like protein X, whose protein sequence is MSRCFQFPPPGYEKKTKTEDVDLLKKEKHKEKKQKKEKRDKEKRETKEKRETEKSEGKHREKKDKKDKNRDKKKDKEKDRDKEKNSVPDEKRLLGQAECQIGEKPIHREERDKGKNNISDEKRNAGQFAGYNAKKQSESNHLVGETKDFKFVQEFGKRIKDDNRATENKLAEKFTNTDQRKDEGTVKLVAKGTDIRVEGKEKSKRVDDRKMDGPGIKGESRFSGNSTVPNPAGVAQTRVEGISGLFEKNIDRRADEKEKAKEKEIDNKRGNKHKEKDREKKSQGKDKDREKEKKKEEKAKAKTEHKNTEHDKLKESNQSDLINSHNARTPKLPKDSDKSATSEESLKKRKEVDTNGVLHASDVRPNKLARPNSSSHQFPVNGRVLELCQTSVTNASDRPGAASNLKVDNKERKINGVIDQSSSVSSKKPMLASAQAERIVKVFAKPPHPDAKYLSQVYTVPKMSEWSDYDDQEWLFSSNGFQSEKPKVESSRVEDTPQVWEEAVRIESADICALPYVIPY, encoded by the exons GAAAAGCACaaagaaaagaagcaaaaaaaggagaaaagggacaaagagaagagagaaactaaagagaaaagagagacagagaaaagTGAAGGGAAGCACAGGGAAAAGAAAGACAAGAAGGACAAGAACAGAGATAAAAAGAAGGATAAGGAGAAGGACAGGGATAAGGAGAAAAACAGTGTCCCAGATGAGAAGAGACTTCTGGGGCAAGCCGAGTGTCAAATTGGGGAAAAACCCATCCATAGAGAGGAAAGGGATAAAGGTAAAAACAATATTTCGGATGAGAAAAGAAATGCTGGGCAGTTTGCAGGTTACAATGCAAAGAAACAAAGTGAGAGCAACCATCTTGTGGGGGAGACGAAGGATTTTAAATTTGTGCAGGAGTTTGGCAAGAGGATCAAAGATGATAACAGGGCAACCGAGAACAAGTTGGCTGAGAAGTTCACAAATACGGACCAAAGAAAGGATGAGGGGACGGTCAAATTGGTGGCTAAAGGTACTGATATTAGGGTTGAAGGGAAGGAGAAGAGCAAGAGGGTTGATGATAGAAAGATGGATGGTCCAGGAATTAAGGGTGAGTCAAGATTTAGTGGAAATTCAACGGTTCCGAACCCCGCTGGGGTTGCTCAAACTAGAGTTGAAGGAATATCCggactatttgaaaaaaatattgatagaagGGCAGACGAGAAAGAAAAGgccaaagaaaaggaaattgatAATAAACGGGGGAATAAACACAAGGAAAAagatagagagaaaaagagcCAAGGGAAGGATAAGGacagggaaaaagagaaaaagaaggagGAGAAAGCAAAGGCGAAAACTGAACATAAGAACACAGAACATGATAAACTAAAAGAAAGCAACCAGAGTGACCTTATCAATAGCCATAATGCTAGAACCCCAAAACTTCCCAAGGACAGCGACAAGAGTGCCACTTCTGAGGAAAGTCTCAAGAAACGGAAGGAAGTGGATACAAATGGAGTTTTACATG CCAGTGATGTTCGGCCCAATAAATTGGCAAGACCCAATTCTTCCTCTCATCAATTTCCGGTAAATGGAAGGGTATTGGAACTTTGTCAAACTTCTGTCACAAATGCTTCAGATAGGCCTGGTGCAGCCAGTAATCTTAAGGTGGATAATAAGGAACGCAAGATAAATGGCGTTATAGACCAGTCATCTTCTGTCTCCTCAAAGAAGCCTATGCTTGCCTCTGCCCAAGCTGAGCGGATTGTGAAAGTGTTTGCTAAGCCACCCCACCCAGATGCCAAGTATCTAAGCCAGGTATATACTGTACCCAAAATGAGCGAGTGGTCGGATTATGATGACCAAGAATGGCTGTTTAGCAGCAATGGTTTTCAATCAGAAAAGCCCAAAGTGGAATCTTCACGGGTTGAGGACACGCCGCAGGTATGGGAGGAAGCTGTGAGGATAGAGTCAGCTGATATTTGTGCTCTGCCGTATGTTATTCCATACTGA